The Pacificitalea manganoxidans genome contains a region encoding:
- a CDS encoding SDR family NAD(P)-dependent oxidoreductase, with protein sequence MSTTGLLTGKRIVVTGGGQGNGRAIAEGMAGAGAEVIIVDLVETNAIEAALSIGMTKDHAFALDISDRDGANTFAAAVAEKFGAVDCLVNNAGILIRGKLTDEKAAANWDKTMAVNVTGTFNMVQAFRETLIETKGSIINIGSIQSFVAAPNSAAYSASKGAVIQLTKALASELAISGVRVNGIAPGVMRTPMTVSTLANEAAIGHLMQHIPMRRVGEASELGGPAIFLASDMASYVTGVMMPVDGGYLSV encoded by the coding sequence ATGAGTACGACCGGACTATTGACGGGCAAACGGATCGTTGTGACCGGAGGCGGTCAGGGCAATGGTAGGGCTATTGCCGAGGGCATGGCTGGCGCCGGGGCCGAAGTGATCATCGTGGACCTGGTCGAAACAAACGCCATCGAAGCGGCCCTTTCGATTGGCATGACCAAAGACCACGCTTTTGCGCTGGATATTTCGGATCGTGACGGGGCCAACACGTTTGCCGCGGCTGTCGCGGAAAAATTCGGCGCGGTTGACTGCCTTGTGAATAACGCTGGGATACTTATTCGTGGGAAATTAACTGACGAAAAAGCTGCTGCAAATTGGGACAAGACTATGGCGGTCAACGTCACCGGCACCTTCAATATGGTGCAGGCTTTTCGCGAAACACTGATTGAAACCAAAGGCTCGATCATCAATATAGGGTCGATCCAATCCTTTGTCGCCGCGCCGAACTCTGCGGCCTATTCAGCGTCGAAGGGGGCAGTTATTCAATTGACCAAGGCGCTGGCGTCAGAACTGGCCATCTCAGGGGTTCGGGTCAACGGGATCGCGCCGGGCGTCATGCGGACACCGATGACAGTTTCGACTCTGGCGAACGAAGCGGCGATTGGCCACCTGATGCAGCACATCCCAATGCGTCGTGTTGGTGAAGCATCCGAACTGGGCGGACCCGCGATTTTTCTGGCATCGGATATGGCGTCATACGTCACCGGGGTCATGATGCCCGTTGATGGTGGGTATCTTTCAGTTTAA
- a CDS encoding TetR/AcrR family transcriptional regulator, which produces MRTIGSKGETTERVLREAGVRLIARHGFEAMSLRMLAKEVGVQAGSLYNYFDNKQDFLFDLLASIIRDLVDELLEKLAGIEDPRDRLRAFVQEHINFHTLRKEEVFIGNMELRSLSPAHHREIRSMRDDYEKVLEDIIRDGVEAGYFKCADIGTAKLAILAMLTGVSTWYRPSGRHTIVTLIEQYVEFTFGLLHAQDHVQEGSRVSHREPS; this is translated from the coding sequence TTGCGAACGATCGGATCGAAAGGCGAAACCACAGAGCGCGTGCTCCGTGAAGCTGGTGTGCGGCTGATTGCACGCCACGGGTTTGAGGCGATGAGCCTGAGAATGCTGGCGAAAGAAGTCGGTGTTCAGGCCGGGTCGCTATATAATTACTTCGACAACAAACAGGATTTCCTGTTCGACCTGCTCGCGTCAATCATCCGGGATCTTGTTGATGAATTGTTGGAAAAACTGGCTGGTATCGAAGATCCGCGGGATCGACTTCGCGCCTTTGTCCAAGAACACATTAACTTTCACACCCTTCGTAAGGAAGAGGTGTTCATAGGTAACATGGAACTGCGCAGTTTAAGCCCTGCGCACCATCGTGAAATTCGCTCAATGCGCGATGATTATGAAAAGGTTCTCGAAGACATCATCCGTGACGGGGTTGAAGCGGGCTATTTCAAATGTGCCGACATCGGCACAGCCAAGCTTGCCATTCTTGCAATGTTGACAGGTGTTAGCACTTGGTATCGGCCCTCCGGGCGGCACACGATAGTCACGCTTATCGAACAATATGTCGAATTCACCTTTGGATTGCTTCACGCACAAGACCATGTTCAGGAGGGTTCTCGGGTAAGTCACCGAGAACCCTCCTGA
- a CDS encoding hydroxymethylglutaryl-CoA lyase has protein sequence MSDLPKHVHIHEEGPREGIQIEKRNLAVSDKVRFIETIAETGVKQIDCVSFMNPKRVPNMADADEVAKAIRKRDDVRYTGLWLNTRGLERALALPLDVVGSIRMTASETFSVKNTNKTIAQTEAEQRSWMEIYRDNDIALEWGYVMTAFGCSFEGEVPVENVLKMVETILNIGTEYGQPLKGIYLADTVGFATPLDIETRIGAVRERWPDLKIGLHLHDTRGTGMANVYAALRMGVDQFDSSVAGLGGCPFAEHKGAAGNVCSEDIVFMCHEMDIETGIDLEALIECARMAEDLFGHELPGKVMHAGSLQRFRQVA, from the coding sequence ATGTCTGATCTGCCCAAACATGTGCATATCCATGAGGAAGGTCCGCGTGAGGGGATCCAGATCGAGAAGAGAAATCTCGCCGTTTCAGACAAGGTGCGTTTCATCGAAACCATCGCTGAAACAGGCGTCAAACAGATTGACTGCGTCTCTTTCATGAACCCCAAACGAGTTCCGAACATGGCCGACGCCGACGAGGTCGCCAAGGCCATTCGCAAACGCGACGATGTTCGGTATACGGGGCTTTGGCTCAACACTCGCGGGTTGGAGCGGGCACTTGCGTTGCCGCTCGACGTTGTGGGCTCAATCCGCATGACCGCCTCCGAGACCTTCTCCGTCAAGAACACAAACAAGACCATCGCGCAGACCGAGGCCGAACAACGAAGCTGGATGGAAATCTACAGGGACAACGACATTGCGCTGGAATGGGGCTATGTCATGACGGCCTTCGGCTGTAGCTTTGAAGGCGAAGTGCCGGTTGAGAACGTACTCAAAATGGTGGAAACGATCCTCAACATCGGCACCGAGTACGGGCAGCCGCTCAAGGGTATCTACCTCGCGGACACCGTCGGCTTTGCCACGCCGCTCGACATCGAAACCCGTATTGGTGCCGTCCGCGAACGGTGGCCGGACCTCAAGATCGGCCTGCATCTTCACGACACTCGCGGCACTGGCATGGCAAACGTCTACGCCGCACTTCGAATGGGCGTGGATCAGTTTGACAGCTCGGTGGCCGGGCTGGGCGGATGCCCGTTTGCCGAACACAAGGGAGCGGCGGGCAATGTCTGTAGCGAAGACATCGTATTCATGTGTCATGAGATGGACATCGAAACCGGCATTGACCTTGAGGCACTGATAGAATGCGCCCGGATGGCCGAGGATTTGTTCGGTCACGAACTTCCCGGAAAGGTCATGCACGCCGGTAGCCTACAACGGTTTCGCCAGGTCGCCTGA